In Lachnospiraceae bacterium, one DNA window encodes the following:
- a CDS encoding virulence-associated E family protein has protein sequence MSAAEALAPERSVDEVRESLSVTEKGQPANTIGNCRTVFCHDPLLRGAIRLNLLTDRVDIVQDLGWRRNTSALTDTDVKYLLLYFEQTYGLTSEKKMTAALSIVANENCYHPIQDVLNGLVWDGTPRIRSCLHHFLGADESDYVEEMLKHFLLGAIRRVFRPGSKYEEMLCLVGGQGAGKSSFFRLLAIRDEWFSDDLKKLDDDRVYLKLQGHWIIEMSEMLATSSAKSIEEIRSFISRQKETYRTPYEAQPKDRLRQCVFGGSSNTLDFLPLDRAGNRRFLPIMIYPENAEVHILEDEDASRAYLLQVWAEAMTIYRSGHYSMKFSKSIQRQLVEVQKDFMPEDTEAGQIQGFLEHYTGSMVCSKQLFKEALGHTYDEPKRWQLHNINEIMNTVVTGWKPFSNPRMFTGYGRQRGWERDVSGNELPGNEDGFVELTEEECCQLELPKEWIA, from the coding sequence ATGAGCGCAGCCGAAGCCTTAGCGCCGGAGCGGAGCGTTGATGAGGTGCGGGAAAGCCTGTCCGTCACCGAGAAGGGCCAGCCCGCCAACACCATCGGCAACTGCCGGACGGTGTTCTGCCATGACCCTCTCCTGCGTGGGGCGATCCGCCTGAACCTTTTGACTGACCGGGTGGACATTGTACAGGATTTAGGCTGGCGCAGGAATACCAGTGCCCTGACGGATACGGACGTGAAATATCTGCTTCTCTATTTTGAGCAGACCTATGGCCTGACCAGTGAGAAAAAGATGACGGCGGCGCTCTCCATCGTGGCGAATGAGAACTGCTACCATCCCATACAGGACGTGCTAAACGGCCTTGTCTGGGACGGGACGCCCCGCATCCGCTCCTGTCTCCATCATTTCTTAGGTGCGGACGAGAGCGACTATGTGGAGGAAATGCTGAAACACTTTTTGCTGGGGGCTATCCGGCGGGTATTCCGCCCCGGCTCCAAATATGAGGAAATGCTCTGTCTGGTGGGCGGTCAGGGGGCTGGCAAGTCCAGCTTCTTCCGCTTGCTGGCGATCCGGGACGAGTGGTTCAGTGACGACCTGAAAAAACTGGACGATGACAGGGTGTATCTGAAGCTGCAAGGACACTGGATTATCGAAATGTCGGAGATGCTGGCTACCAGCAGCGCCAAAAGCATTGAAGAAATCCGCTCCTTTATCAGCCGCCAGAAGGAAACCTACCGGACGCCCTACGAGGCCCAGCCCAAAGACCGGCTGCGGCAGTGTGTGTTCGGCGGTTCGTCCAACACACTGGACTTCCTGCCCCTTGACCGGGCCGGAAATCGGCGCTTTTTGCCGATCATGATTTACCCGGAGAATGCAGAGGTTCACATTTTGGAGGACGAGGACGCCTCCAGAGCCTATCTTTTACAGGTCTGGGCGGAGGCCATGACGATTTACCGCAGCGGCCACTACTCTATGAAGTTCAGCAAGTCCATCCAGCGCCAGCTGGTGGAGGTGCAGAAGGATTTCATGCCGGAGGACACCGAGGCCGGACAGATACAGGGCTTTCTGGAACACTACACCGGCAGCATGGTCTGCTCCAAACAGCTGTTCAAGGAGGCGCTGGGCCACACCTACGATGAGCCGAAGCGGTGGCAGCTGCACAATATCAACGAGATCATGAACACGGTGGTGACGGGCTGGAAACCATTCTCCAATCCCCGGATGTTCACCGGATATGGCAGGCAGAGGGGCTGGGAACGGGACGTTTCCGGCAACGAACTGCCCGGCAACGAAGATGGATTTGTGGAGCTGACCGAGGAAGAATGCTGCCAGCTGGAACTGCCGAAGGAGTGGATCGCATAA
- a CDS encoding recombinase family protein — protein MSRKKQVYEKITALYCRISLDDGGDNESMSISNQKIMLRDFAEKHGMFQYEYYVDDGYTGRNFNRPAFQRMIADIEAGKIGCVITKDLSRLGRNYIEAGSYIEIFFPKHNVRYIAITDGVDSLTRQEMDITPFKNILNDMYSRDISKKVLAGITTRSRQGKFCGGTPPFGLMRDPEDKGHLIIDPETAPIIRKIYDYALDGLGCMRISKRLMEEKIPITHVKANTEFDANYYFWGGARISHILRNPFYKGAHLVFRTHQKGIRSNTYDIIPRDQWEVIEGCHEAIVTPEEWEQVQELIDRRPTIQGNSCPFYNLFHGLVYCATCGKSMQVRYEKVGRTGKNRFTGEMREPIDKAYYICQTYNRMGCKVCSSHKIEARDLYNLVLKDIQELAAQAMKDADAFYQRLSRRMEHRYLVDASQTEKERLRLEARNQEIDGMFLSLYTDKAKGILTEQRFVKLTAALEQEQESNQKRLHDLAMMQGRADAQESEVRTFIKEIRRYAAIEELDEAVLNRLISRILIGEIKKIDGQRTQEVKIIYNFVGEMSR, from the coding sequence ATGAGCAGGAAAAAACAAGTCTATGAGAAAATCACCGCTCTCTACTGCCGCATCTCTCTGGATGACGGCGGCGACAACGAGAGTATGAGCATCAGCAACCAGAAAATCATGCTTCGGGACTTTGCTGAAAAGCATGGAATGTTCCAGTATGAATATTATGTGGATGACGGCTATACGGGCCGCAATTTCAACCGCCCTGCCTTCCAGCGCATGATCGCTGACATTGAGGCGGGGAAGATCGGCTGCGTCATCACCAAAGACCTATCCAGGCTTGGTAGGAACTATATTGAAGCTGGCAGCTATATCGAAATCTTTTTCCCCAAACACAATGTACGCTATATCGCCATCACGGACGGCGTGGACAGCCTGACCCGTCAGGAGATGGACATTACGCCCTTTAAGAATATCCTGAACGATATGTACAGCCGGGATATTTCTAAAAAGGTGCTGGCAGGCATCACCACCCGCTCCCGGCAGGGGAAGTTCTGCGGAGGGACGCCGCCCTTCGGCCTGATGCGTGACCCGGAGGACAAGGGGCATCTCATCATTGACCCTGAGACAGCGCCAATCATCCGCAAAATCTATGACTATGCCCTTGACGGGCTGGGCTGCATGAGGATTTCCAAACGTCTGATGGAAGAAAAAATCCCAATCACCCATGTCAAAGCCAACACGGAGTTTGACGCCAACTATTATTTCTGGGGCGGAGCCAGAATCAGTCACATCCTGAGAAATCCATTCTATAAGGGCGCACATTTGGTCTTTCGGACGCATCAGAAAGGCATCCGCTCCAACACCTATGACATTATTCCCCGTGACCAGTGGGAAGTGATCGAGGGCTGCCATGAGGCCATTGTGACGCCGGAGGAATGGGAACAGGTGCAGGAACTCATTGACCGCAGGCCGACCATTCAGGGGAATTCCTGCCCCTTTTATAATCTGTTCCACGGTCTGGTCTACTGCGCCACCTGCGGGAAGTCCATGCAGGTGCGGTATGAGAAAGTGGGCCGAACCGGGAAGAACCGCTTCACCGGCGAAATGCGGGAGCCGATTGACAAGGCGTACTATATCTGCCAGACCTACAACCGCATGGGCTGCAAGGTCTGTTCCAGCCACAAGATCGAGGCCAGGGATTTATACAATCTGGTGCTGAAAGACATTCAGGAACTGGCGGCGCAGGCTATGAAGGATGCCGATGCGTTCTACCAGCGGCTCAGCCGCCGGATGGAGCACCGGTATCTGGTGGACGCCTCCCAGACAGAAAAGGAACGCCTGCGGCTGGAAGCCCGAAATCAGGAAATTGACGGGATGTTCCTGAGCCTGTACACCGATAAGGCCAAAGGCATCCTGACCGAGCAGCGGTTTGTGAAGCTGACGGCGGCGCTGGAACAGGAGCAGGAATCCAACCAGAAACGCCTGCATGACCTGGCAATGATGCAAGGTCGTGCCGATGCGCAAGAAAGCGAAGTCCGCACTTTTATCAAGGAAATCCGGCGCTATGCCGCCATCGAGGAACTGGACGAGGCGGTGCTGAACCGGCTCATTAGCCGGATTCTGATTGGAGAAATCAAGAAGATTGATGGTCAGAGGACACAGGAGGTTAAGATTATTTACAATTTTGTTGGGGAAATGTCAAGGTAG
- a CDS encoding IS3 family transposase, with the protein MKFIAIKTDDGTIKGKLAFYCRMLHVSRQGFYKYLSVKDRPWKYQTLADTMLEIHAEDVCNDTYGRVRMFQALTLKRPDGIPIPSERTVYRVMEKIGLSHRPKRNPKGITKADREARKSDDLLKRNFTSEKPLEKCVTDITEIKAKDGKLYVSAIFDCFDSAVLGLAMETTMKATLCQHTVENAFIAYPEIQGAVLHSDRGSQYTSELYRSTLRKYEIIQSMNSAGGRCHDNARCESMWARLKTELLYDRYNSENLTVSELKSLIWRYFISYWNNRRICTTNGGLPPMLKRQRYYDSLRIAA; encoded by the coding sequence ATGAAATTCATTGCGATTAAGACTGACGATGGCACCATCAAGGGAAAACTGGCTTTTTACTGTCGTATGTTACATGTGAGCCGCCAGGGATTTTATAAATATCTGTCCGTAAAAGACCGTCCGTGGAAATACCAGACGCTTGCAGATACCATGCTTGAAATCCATGCTGAGGATGTCTGCAACGACACCTATGGACGTGTACGTATGTTCCAGGCATTAACTCTTAAACGACCTGATGGCATTCCTATCCCCAGTGAGCGTACCGTTTATAGAGTCATGGAAAAAATCGGTCTCAGTCATCGTCCTAAGCGTAATCCGAAAGGAATTACGAAAGCAGACCGTGAGGCTCGTAAATCGGATGATCTTCTTAAGAGAAATTTCACATCAGAAAAGCCTCTTGAAAAATGCGTGACAGATATCACCGAAATCAAAGCAAAAGATGGAAAACTCTATGTTTCGGCAATCTTCGATTGTTTTGATTCAGCAGTACTGGGGCTGGCAATGGAAACCACGATGAAGGCAACGCTTTGCCAGCATACGGTAGAAAACGCTTTTATCGCATATCCTGAAATTCAAGGAGCAGTGCTTCACTCCGATCGAGGTAGCCAATATACCAGTGAGCTTTACCGCAGCACCCTGAGAAAATATGAAATCATCCAAAGTATGAACAGTGCCGGTGGTCGATGCCATGACAATGCCCGTTGTGAAAGCATGTGGGCGCGTCTAAAGACAGAATTATTGTATGACCGATACAACAGTGAAAACCTGACTGTGTCCGAACTGAAGTCTCTAATCTGGAGATACTTTATCAGTTATTGGAACAATCGGAGGATTTGCACCACCAATGGTGGTCTTCCTCCCATGCTCAAGCGACAGAGATACTATGATTCTCTGCGTATAGCAGCATAG
- a CDS encoding transposase, producing MARSQRKYDHEYKVQAVKLAKEIGGAKAAKELGIPEGTIHTWLKAVRTGQLDIGEGAHTPESAMSLAEELTMLRKRVKDQDKEIRRLKEENEFLEEASAFFAASRRKSLRPKE from the coding sequence ATGGCACGAAGTCAACGTAAGTACGATCATGAATACAAAGTGCAGGCAGTTAAGCTTGCAAAAGAAATCGGTGGTGCGAAAGCCGCTAAAGAATTAGGAATTCCTGAAGGGACTATCCATACCTGGCTTAAAGCCGTAAGAACCGGACAACTGGATATTGGAGAAGGTGCCCATACTCCAGAATCTGCCATGAGCCTTGCGGAGGAATTAACCATGCTTCGAAAACGCGTGAAAGATCAGGATAAAGAAATTCGTCGTCTGAAAGAAGAAAACGAGTTTCTGGAAGAAGCCAGCGCTTTTTTCGCAGCGAGCCGTCGGAAGTCTCTAAGACCGAAAGAATGA
- a CDS encoding type IV secretion system protein VirD4 → MSVDELAVMDGGKCLLQIRGVRPFLSRKYDITKHPNYKLLSDFNEKNAFNIEKFLSTRMPMRPGERYRNYEVTAKDLASQTL, encoded by the coding sequence ATGTCGGTGGATGAACTGGCAGTCATGGACGGGGGTAAATGTCTGTTGCAGATCAGGGGTGTGCGGCCGTTCCTCTCCCGGAAATACGATATAACCAAACACCCAAATTACAAACTGCTTTCCGATTTTAATGAGAAGAACGCTTTTAATATCGAAAAGTTTCTTTCTACCCGGATGCCGATGCGTCCCGGTGAACGATACCGCAATTATGAAGTCACAGCCAAAGATCTGGCTTCCCAGACTTTATAA
- a CDS encoding Maff2 family protein, with protein sequence MAFFASAIDTLKILVIALGAGLGAWGVVNLLEGYGNDNPGAKSQGIKQFMAN encoded by the coding sequence ATGGCATTTTTTGCAAGCGCGATTGATACTTTGAAGATCCTTGTGATCGCCCTGGGCGCAGGTCTGGGCGCATGGGGTGTTGTAAACCTTCTCGAAGGTTACGGAAATGATAACCCAGGTGCAAAATCCCAGGGGATCAAGCAGTTCATGGCTAATTAA
- a CDS encoding helix-turn-helix domain-containing protein yields the protein MHISYKPLWHTLLERDMRKEDLRLAAGMTTNMIANMSKEGKHISMDTLARICETLNCEITDVIELVSDEPASTGGKEHERIETKNNGKRN from the coding sequence ATGCACATCAGCTATAAACCACTCTGGCATACACTGTTAGAGCGTGATATGAGAAAAGAAGATTTAAGGCTTGCTGCTGGTATGACAACGAATATGATTGCCAACATGAGCAAAGAGGGAAAGCACATCAGCATGGATACATTAGCCCGTATCTGCGAAACGCTGAATTGTGAGATTACCGATGTGATTGAGTTAGTATCAGACGAGCCTGCTTCCACAGGAGGTAAGGAGCATGAGCGAATTGAAACCAAGAATAACGGAAAACGGAATTGA
- a CDS encoding TnpV protein — protein sequence MSELKPRITENGIDYILVGDYYIPDLKLPEEHRPIGKYGRMHREYLREVHPAKLNTLTLTGELWTYLADLNEQAQERLDTIMEQMKDAEGVTEELKRTQQMEWVRRCNNIHNRAEEIILQEMIYS from the coding sequence ATGAGCGAATTGAAACCAAGAATAACGGAAAACGGAATTGATTATATCCTTGTCGGAGATTACTATATCCCAGATTTGAAGCTGCCGGAGGAACATCGCCCTATCGGAAAGTACGGACGGATGCACCGGGAGTATTTAAGAGAAGTCCACCCAGCCAAATTGAACACCTTGACCTTGACAGGGGAGTTATGGACATACCTTGCAGACCTGAACGAACAGGCACAGGAACGGTTAGACACCATCATGGAGCAGATGAAAGATGCCGAGGGCGTGACCGAGGAATTGAAACGAACCCAACAAATGGAATGGGTGCGGCGTTGCAATAACATTCACAACCGGGCAGAAGAAATTATTTTGCAAGAGATGATTTATTCATAA
- a CDS encoding MarR family transcriptional regulator, with the protein MENNHFNVAWAKSTALYTKAASVLGVGYPEMMVLYALESMGELTQKQIAENFGMQKQTVHTVVSALQKKGYLLLEASEGDKREKRIVLTESGQVYAHRMIAPLRKAEEKVYRTIGNERLQAMCEILDLFNLLFERELRGGLGSE; encoded by the coding sequence ATGGAAAACAATCATTTTAACGTTGCGTGGGCGAAAAGCACTGCGCTATATACAAAAGCAGCTTCAGTACTTGGCGTCGGATACCCGGAAATGATGGTGCTGTATGCGCTGGAATCCATGGGAGAACTGACGCAAAAGCAGATCGCAGAGAATTTCGGTATGCAAAAACAGACGGTTCATACGGTCGTGAGCGCACTTCAAAAGAAGGGCTATTTACTGTTGGAGGCCAGCGAGGGCGATAAACGTGAGAAGCGGATCGTCTTGACTGAAAGCGGACAGGTATACGCCCACAGAATGATTGCGCCTTTACGAAAAGCCGAGGAGAAGGTTTATAGAACAATCGGGAACGAACGGCTCCAAGCCATGTGTGAAATTCTTGACCTTTTCAATCTTCTCTTTGAAAGAGAGCTGAGAGGAGGTCTGGGCAGTGAATAA